The following proteins are encoded in a genomic region of Myxosarcina sp. GI1:
- a CDS encoding alpha/beta hydrolase: MQIISWLFSVIGLFLSLWIIVPAPNYFLLPLGVVMPEVSPWLVGINAIALVIAVLQIDGGYLSFVLPVISLLALGLSLRPLIQLPRVNQQFASAMEQALGNNYLDEISEAVKSQMRSQPFILVDMFRGIDSSEVRILRGINFASPDGVELKLNTYRPLSPGKYPGIIIIYGGAWRQGSPNKYERFSCYMAARGYTVIAIDYRHAPKYQFPAQLEDVNTALNYIREQANDLEVDVERLALLGRSAGGHLAMLAAYGSEAIGVKAVVNYYGPTNLVEGYREPPVPDPIDTRKVLENFLGGTPESHLDLYQQASPINYVKPNLPPSLFIYPERDHLVQAKYGRQIYDKLQTTDSLAILLTIPWAEHAFDAVFKGVSNQLALYYTERFIAWALK; encoded by the coding sequence TTGCAGATTATTTCTTGGCTATTTAGTGTAATTGGATTATTTCTAAGTTTATGGATTATAGTTCCCGCTCCCAACTATTTCCTTCTGCCTTTGGGTGTAGTTATGCCAGAAGTCAGTCCTTGGCTGGTTGGCATTAATGCGATCGCGCTAGTAATTGCTGTATTGCAAATTGATGGTGGTTACTTATCTTTTGTCTTACCAGTTATTAGTTTACTGGCTCTGGGTCTGAGTTTGCGACCTTTAATTCAATTACCCAGAGTAAATCAGCAGTTTGCATCAGCGATGGAGCAAGCTTTAGGAAATAACTATTTAGATGAAATCTCCGAAGCCGTTAAGTCGCAAATGCGATCGCAGCCATTTATCCTAGTAGATATGTTTCGCGGCATTGACTCTTCAGAAGTCCGCATTCTGCGAGGTATCAATTTTGCCAGTCCCGATGGAGTAGAACTCAAGCTAAATACCTATCGTCCGTTATCGCCAGGAAAGTACCCAGGAATCATCATTATCTATGGTGGTGCTTGGAGACAAGGCTCACCCAATAAATACGAGCGATTTAGTTGCTACATGGCAGCCAGAGGCTACACCGTAATTGCTATTGATTATCGTCATGCACCAAAATATCAATTTCCCGCACAGCTTGAGGATGTAAATACGGCTTTAAACTATATTCGAGAACAAGCAAACGATTTAGAAGTCGATGTAGAGCGTCTGGCTTTATTAGGGCGATCGGCAGGGGGACATTTAGCAATGCTTGCCGCTTACGGCTCTGAGGCGATCGGCGTTAAAGCTGTAGTGAACTATTATGGACCTACTAATTTAGTAGAAGGATACCGCGAGCCACCCGTTCCCGATCCCATCGATACTCGTAAAGTTTTAGAAAACTTTTTAGGTGGAACTCCCGAATCTCATTTAGATCTTTATCAACAAGCATCTCCTATTAACTATGTTAAGCCCAATCTACCTCCTTCACTTTTTATTTACCCAGAACGCGACCATTTGGTACAGGCAAAATATGGCAGACAAATATACGATAAACTGCAAACAACAGACAGTCTAGCTATTTTACTTACCATTCCCTGGGCAGAACATGCCTTCGATGCTGTATTTAAGGGAGTTAGCAATCAGCTTGCTTTGTATTACACCGAACGGTTTATCGCTTGGGCATTAAAATAA
- a CDS encoding YebC/PmpR family DNA-binding transcriptional regulator, whose protein sequence is MAGHSKWANIKRQKARVDAKKGKTFTQLSRAIIVAARNGVADPDGNFQLRTAIDKAKAAGIPNDNIDRAIAKGAGTYQDDEAVLEEIRYEGYGAGGVAVLIEALTDNRNRTAADIRAAFSKNGGNLGETGCVSWMFEQKGVVSVDPVAEDKLLEASIAGDADSYQAIDDEIDTGAEVLTEVANLEHLNQTLLQQDLSVRDVELRWIPNNTIEVSDPEHGRSLLKLIDTLESLDDVQNVVTNFEMSEELMDFIMV, encoded by the coding sequence GTGGCAGGTCACAGTAAATGGGCTAATATCAAACGCCAAAAAGCCAGAGTAGATGCAAAAAAAGGCAAAACCTTTACTCAGCTATCGCGAGCCATTATTGTAGCGGCGCGTAATGGTGTTGCCGATCCCGACGGCAATTTTCAGCTACGTACCGCAATTGACAAAGCCAAAGCTGCGGGTATTCCCAACGACAATATCGATCGCGCCATTGCCAAGGGTGCTGGTACTTATCAAGATGATGAGGCGGTTTTAGAAGAAATACGTTATGAAGGCTATGGTGCAGGTGGTGTGGCAGTATTAATAGAAGCACTTACCGATAATCGCAACCGTACTGCTGCCGATATTCGTGCTGCCTTTAGTAAAAATGGCGGTAACTTAGGGGAAACTGGCTGCGTTAGTTGGATGTTCGAGCAAAAAGGAGTAGTCAGTGTAGATCCTGTAGCAGAAGATAAACTATTAGAGGCTTCGATAGCAGGAGATGCCGATAGTTATCAGGCAATTGACGATGAAATCGATACAGGAGCGGAAGTTTTAACCGAAGTTGCCAATTTAGAACATCTAAATCAAACTTTACTCCAGCAAGATTTGTCAGTTCGAGATGTAGAGTTGCGCTGGATACCTAACAATACTATCGAAGTAAGCGATCCCGAACATGGGCGATCTTTGCTCAAATTAATCGATACTTTAGAATCTCTCGACGATGTACAAAATGTTGTGACAAATTTTGAAATGTCCGAAGAATTAATGGATTTTATTATGGTCTAG
- a CDS encoding SDR family NAD(P)-dependent oxidoreductase has protein sequence MTELKGKIALVTGATRGIGKGIAIGLGEAGATVYVTGRSLERSSDSEVSGSLRETQSAVEAAGGTCIPVRVDHSDDEQVRLLFDRIERERGQLDILVNNVFSGVRALKDAYGQPFWKSEIDVWDAVNNVGLRSHYVTSVLAARLMSQRQQGLICTISSWGGVSYIFGAAYGAGKAACDRLAADMAEELKADNIASVSVWPGIVGTEHISNFAAQMDAKDASATFGDGYNWESPLLAGRAIAALAAEPDLMSRTGKVCIVAELAEQHNLVDRDGKRPVSLRSLRFLLPFGVPALRKYAWLIPNIKIPWFLLLWGLLKSPKI, from the coding sequence ATGACCGAACTCAAAGGCAAAATAGCATTAGTTACAGGGGCGACGCGAGGCATTGGTAAGGGGATTGCTATTGGTTTAGGGGAGGCAGGTGCTACCGTATACGTTACGGGTCGCAGTTTAGAGCGTTCCAGTGACAGCGAAGTTTCGGGTAGTTTGAGAGAAACTCAATCGGCAGTAGAAGCGGCAGGAGGAACCTGTATTCCCGTACGAGTAGATCACAGCGATGACGAACAGGTACGTTTGCTATTCGATCGCATCGAACGAGAACGAGGACAATTAGATATTTTAGTTAATAATGTCTTTTCGGGTGTACGGGCATTAAAAGATGCTTACGGTCAACCTTTTTGGAAGTCCGAAATCGATGTTTGGGATGCGGTTAATAATGTCGGTCTTCGCAGTCATTATGTTACTAGCGTTTTGGCAGCACGTCTGATGAGCCAACGGCAACAGGGACTAATCTGCACTATTTCTTCATGGGGGGGCGTGTCTTATATTTTTGGTGCTGCTTATGGCGCGGGTAAAGCAGCTTGCGATCGCCTGGCGGCAGATATGGCAGAAGAATTAAAAGCAGATAATATCGCTTCGGTTTCGGTCTGGCCTGGAATTGTCGGCACGGAACACATTAGTAATTTTGCCGCTCAAATGGATGCCAAAGATGCCAGTGCAACTTTTGGCGATGGCTACAATTGGGAAAGTCCTTTACTAGCAGGAAGAGCGATCGCGGCTTTAGCTGCCGAACCCGATCTTATGAGCCGTACGGGTAAGGTGTGTATCGTAGCCGAGCTTGCCGAACAACATAATTTAGTAGACCGAGATGGCAAACGACCTGTTTCGCTGCGCTCTCTGCGATTTTTGCTACCTTTTGGCGTACCCGCACTTAGAAAATATGCCTGGTTAATACCAAATATCAAAATACCCTGGTTTTTATTGCTTTGGGGACTTTTGAAATCTCCGAAGATTTAA
- a CDS encoding SDR family oxidoreductase, with the protein MKRVLVTGATGRTGSLVVKKLRQREEFQAIGLARSPDKVKEMFGSTEDFVWGDIKDYSSLEAAVRDCQALVILTSAVPQPKGTPQPGKRPEFEFASGETPEEIDWIGQKNQIDAAKKAGVEHIVLVGSMGGTNPDHPLNRLGNGNILIWKRKAEQYLIDSEIDYTIIRAGGLLNERGGVRELLVDKDDTLLNHPPDDIPTSIPRADVAEVVVRALLESDARNKAFDIISKPEAAEDAVVTTDFASLFQQVNSKI; encoded by the coding sequence ATGAAACGAGTATTAGTTACGGGTGCTACGGGTAGAACGGGATCTTTGGTAGTTAAAAAATTACGTCAAAGAGAGGAATTTCAGGCTATTGGCTTGGCGCGATCGCCCGATAAAGTCAAAGAAATGTTTGGTTCGACAGAAGACTTTGTCTGGGGAGATATTAAAGATTATTCGAGTTTGGAAGCTGCTGTACGAGACTGTCAGGCTTTAGTAATTCTAACTAGTGCTGTTCCCCAGCCTAAAGGTACCCCACAACCAGGTAAAAGACCCGAATTTGAGTTTGCCTCTGGGGAAACTCCCGAAGAAATAGACTGGATAGGGCAAAAAAATCAAATTGATGCGGCTAAGAAAGCAGGAGTAGAACACATAGTTTTAGTCGGTTCGATGGGCGGTACCAATCCAGATCATCCCCTCAACCGTCTGGGCAATGGCAATATTTTAATTTGGAAGCGCAAAGCCGAACAGTATTTAATCGATTCTGAAATTGACTATACAATTATTCGAGCAGGAGGTCTACTAAACGAACGAGGTGGAGTTAGAGAACTGTTAGTAGATAAAGATGATACTTTATTAAACCATCCACCTGATGACATTCCTACTTCAATTCCCAGAGCAGATGTCGCCGAAGTAGTGGTTAGAGCTTTATTAGAATCAGACGCTCGTAATAAAGCATTCGATATTATTTCTAAACCAGAGGCTGCTGAAGATGCTGTAGTAACGACAGACTTTGCTAGCTTATTTCAACAGGTAAATTCTAAGATTTAA
- a CDS encoding LptF/LptG family permease, with protein sequence MPHFTYTTKLPTKFLSFELSVIDRYIATELSIFFLFAVGLLSSVSVAVGNISDLVYRTTEYNIPIPVAILIFCYQIPEYIAYALPISILLTTIVIFGRLNSNGELIAMQSVGISTYRILFPLLVLSSLVICLTFLLNELVVPTANYQANIIQNSFIPETELSLARTDIFYPEYIKEGTSKKLKNIYFAKKFANEKLYDVTIISWKKDRLKQIITAEQCEWNEGQQLWILKQAKINIISQNIAETKTEKLEQIKLKLSPAIFQMASRNRSPEEMNIWQARQYLNIIKYSGKKREINLFQVRIQQKLAFPFICWIFALVGSALGANSNRIGKAKGFGICVIIVFLYYFLGLAIGSLGIVGILSPFLAAWLPNIIGLTVGIRLLTLANS encoded by the coding sequence TTGCCTCATTTTACATACACTACTAAGTTGCCTACCAAATTTTTATCGTTTGAACTATCTGTAATCGATCGCTATATTGCTACCGAACTGAGTATCTTCTTTTTGTTTGCTGTCGGATTATTATCTTCCGTGAGTGTAGCTGTTGGCAATATTTCCGACCTAGTCTATCGAACTACCGAATATAACATTCCAATTCCTGTTGCTATTTTAATTTTTTGTTATCAAATACCAGAATATATTGCTTATGCTCTGCCCATATCGATCTTATTAACAACTATAGTAATTTTTGGACGTTTAAACAGCAATGGCGAACTAATAGCAATGCAAAGTGTAGGCATAAGTACTTATCGCATACTTTTCCCACTGTTAGTTTTAAGTTCGCTTGTTATTTGTCTGACTTTTCTTTTGAATGAGTTAGTCGTTCCTACTGCTAATTACCAAGCCAATATAATTCAAAATTCATTCATTCCCGAAACTGAGCTTAGTTTGGCGAGAACAGATATTTTTTATCCAGAATATATAAAGGAGGGAACTAGCAAAAAACTTAAAAATATATATTTTGCCAAAAAATTTGCTAATGAAAAATTATACGATGTAACTATCATTAGCTGGAAAAAAGACCGATTAAAACAGATTATTACAGCCGAACAATGTGAGTGGAACGAGGGGCAGCAATTATGGATATTAAAGCAAGCAAAAATTAATATTATTTCTCAAAATATTGCTGAGACTAAAACCGAAAAATTAGAGCAAATAAAATTAAAGTTATCTCCTGCTATTTTCCAAATGGCTAGTAGAAATCGCAGTCCAGAAGAAATGAACATCTGGCAAGCTCGGCAATATTTAAATATTATCAAATACAGCGGTAAAAAACGGGAAATTAATCTATTTCAAGTTCGCATCCAGCAAAAACTAGCTTTTCCTTTTATTTGTTGGATATTTGCTTTAGTTGGTTCGGCTTTGGGTGCTAACTCCAATCGAATCGGCAAAGCTAAAGGATTTGGTATTTGCGTAATAATTGTGTTTTTATACTATTTTCTAGGCTTGGCAATTGGCAGTTTGGGTATTGTGGGTATTCTGTCCCCTTTTTTGGCAGCATGGCTACCAAACATAATTGGGTTAACTGTTGGAATACGACTGTTAACTTTGGCAAATAGTTAA
- a CDS encoding dipeptide epimerase, which produces MKLFVETFTVRKKFALKISRGTTAQSTNLWVRLAEDNIEGWGEASPFSINKKNTDTAKLQQELEVAIPTLELFHPLQRQEIIEATNKLQLSSALQAAIDMALHDWIGKKAELPLWQLWGLNRDRIVPISVTVGISSPKKAVERVRAWQQQLAVKTLKLKLGNPQGIEADKAMLQAVKQVAPQAKVMVDANGGWSFQDAVYMSHWLCDYGVEYIEQPLAVGKEAKLATLSSNSPLPIFVDESCFTSRDIPYLAGSVAGVNLKIMKTGGLTEAKQAIAIARACGLKVMFGCYSDSSLANTAMSHLAPLADYLDLDSHLNLLDDPFTGATIIEGRLLPNELPGLGVNRVNS; this is translated from the coding sequence GTGAAATTATTCGTAGAAACTTTTACCGTCCGTAAAAAATTTGCTCTCAAAATTAGTCGCGGTACCACCGCACAAAGTACCAATTTATGGGTGCGGCTCGCCGAAGACAATATTGAAGGTTGGGGAGAAGCCTCGCCTTTTTCTATTAATAAAAAAAATACAGATACTGCTAAGCTACAGCAGGAGCTAGAAGTAGCTATTCCAACCTTAGAATTATTTCATCCCCTACAGCGACAAGAAATTATTGAAGCCACAAATAAGCTGCAATTGTCATCTGCGCTACAGGCAGCAATCGACATGGCACTGCATGATTGGATAGGGAAAAAAGCCGAGCTACCTTTATGGCAGTTGTGGGGTCTAAATCGCGATCGCATCGTGCCAATCTCGGTAACGGTGGGAATAAGCTCCCCCAAGAAAGCAGTAGAGCGCGTTCGAGCTTGGCAACAGCAGCTTGCGGTCAAAACGCTCAAGCTGAAGTTAGGCAATCCCCAGGGTATAGAAGCAGATAAAGCAATGTTGCAAGCAGTAAAACAAGTAGCACCTCAAGCCAAAGTAATGGTGGATGCTAACGGTGGCTGGAGTTTTCAAGATGCGGTTTATATGTCTCATTGGTTGTGCGATTATGGCGTAGAGTATATCGAGCAACCACTGGCAGTCGGAAAAGAAGCCAAACTAGCAACTCTATCGAGTAATTCACCTTTGCCAATTTTTGTTGATGAAAGCTGTTTTACCAGTCGCGATATTCCTTATCTGGCAGGTTCGGTAGCGGGAGTCAATCTTAAAATCATGAAAACAGGCGGTTTGACGGAAGCCAAACAAGCAATTGCGATCGCTAGAGCCTGCGGTTTGAAAGTCATGTTTGGCTGCTATTCTGATAGTAGTCTGGCTAATACCGCTATGTCTCATCTCGCTCCTTTAGCCGATTACTTAGATTTAGACAGTCATTTAAATTTGCTCGACGATCCTTTTACAGGTGCAACTATAATTGAAGGACGTTTGTTGCCCAACGAACTTCCAGGTTTAGGAGTGAATCGTGTTAACAGCTAA
- a CDS encoding YggT family protein produces MNLYSAGALVLNLFLGLMTILFILRIVLTWYPQIELNRLPWILVAFPTEPLLAPLRKIVSPIGGVDITPIIWVGICTLLREILLGQQGVITMALN; encoded by the coding sequence ATGAACTTATACAGTGCAGGAGCTTTAGTCTTAAATCTATTTCTGGGACTGATGACTATTTTATTCATCCTACGAATTGTTTTGACCTGGTATCCTCAAATCGAATTAAATCGCCTTCCCTGGATTTTAGTTGCTTTTCCTACCGAACCCTTACTCGCACCGCTCAGAAAAATAGTTTCTCCAATTGGTGGCGTAGATATAACACCAATTATCTGGGTGGGTATTTGTACTTTGTTGCGCGAAATATTGCTCGGTCAACAAGGAGTAATTACTATGGCACTTAATTAA
- a CDS encoding cupredoxin domain-containing protein: protein MKLISWLVARILRLNLLLIVATLIVVIGISMPNALADSTVNEVKVSLGNESGELKFFPSNIQLETGKQYKLLLDNPSPVKHYFTAKDFADASWTKKVEASKVEVKGAIHELELKPGAEAEWFLTPMKPGNYELHCSIKGHAPAGMVGEIIVEN from the coding sequence ATGAAATTAATTAGCTGGTTAGTTGCCAGAATCTTAAGACTAAATTTGTTGTTAATTGTCGCTACACTTATTGTCGTAATCGGGATATCTATGCCGAACGCTCTGGCTGATTCGACAGTAAATGAAGTCAAAGTTAGTTTGGGAAACGAAAGCGGCGAACTAAAGTTTTTTCCCAGTAACATCCAGTTAGAGACGGGCAAGCAATATAAATTACTGTTAGATAATCCCAGTCCAGTCAAACACTACTTTACTGCTAAAGATTTCGCCGATGCTAGCTGGACGAAAAAAGTTGAAGCTAGCAAAGTAGAAGTAAAAGGAGCAATTCACGAACTAGAACTAAAACCAGGTGCAGAAGCAGAATGGTTTTTAACTCCAATGAAACCAGGTAATTATGAATTACATTGTTCGATTAAAGGTCATGCTCCTGCGGGAATGGTAGGGGAAATCATCGTAGAGAATTAA
- a CDS encoding DUF1611 domain-containing protein, translating to MVLTAKQKVAILLHDGIGEQRGKTGVAFLRYSDNEITAVIDRRHVGRSLAELTGIKKDIPIVASLDDALAYKPEVLLIGIAPSGGQLPEDLRSEIERAIAAGLSIINGLHTPLAPLFDKLQPSQWIWDIRQEPSGLSIAKAQARSLSCQRILTVGTDMSVGKMSTSLEIYRAACRQGIKAEFLATGQTGIAIAGRGIALDAVRVDFAAGAVEKTILELGANSELVVVEGQGSLLHPGSTATLPLIRGSQPTGLILVHRAHAQHIHNLPNISIPPLTEVVRLYETVASAGGAFGKVKVKAIALNTFGLNVTDAKEVIDSVREATGLPCTDAVRFGGELLLSAAIA from the coding sequence ATCGTGTTAACAGCTAAACAAAAAGTCGCAATATTACTCCACGACGGTATTGGCGAACAGCGTGGTAAAACTGGTGTAGCTTTTCTTCGCTACAGTGACAACGAAATTACCGCAGTTATCGATCGCCGCCATGTAGGTCGATCTCTGGCTGAGTTAACGGGTATTAAGAAAGATATCCCTATAGTCGCCAGTCTCGATGATGCTTTAGCTTACAAACCTGAAGTATTGTTAATTGGTATCGCTCCTTCTGGCGGACAGCTACCAGAAGATCTGCGCTCGGAAATCGAAAGAGCGATCGCGGCAGGTTTATCGATTATTAACGGTTTGCATACTCCTCTGGCTCCTCTATTTGACAAATTGCAGCCTTCTCAGTGGATTTGGGATATTCGTCAAGAGCCTTCAGGTTTGAGTATTGCCAAGGCACAGGCGAGATCGCTATCCTGCCAGAGAATTCTTACAGTTGGCACGGATATGAGCGTTGGCAAAATGTCTACTAGCCTCGAAATTTATCGCGCCGCTTGCAGACAGGGAATTAAAGCAGAATTTTTGGCGACGGGACAAACGGGAATTGCGATCGCTGGACGAGGAATTGCTTTAGATGCAGTGAGAGTAGATTTTGCTGCGGGTGCTGTCGAAAAAACCATTTTAGAACTAGGTGCGAATAGCGAGCTAGTAGTAGTTGAAGGGCAGGGTTCGCTGTTACATCCAGGCTCTACGGCGACTTTGCCTCTAATTCGCGGCAGTCAACCTACAGGGTTAATTTTAGTGCATCGCGCCCACGCCCAACACATTCACAACTTACCCAATATTTCAATTCCTCCCCTAACAGAAGTAGTCCGACTCTACGAAACTGTAGCTAGTGCGGGGGGAGCTTTTGGCAAAGTTAAAGTCAAAGCCATTGCTTTGAATACTTTTGGTTTGAATGTCACAGATGCCAAAGAAGTTATCGACTCGGTGCGAGAGGCTACAGGCTTACCCTGTACCGATGCGGTTAGATTTGGCGGAGAATTACTATTGTCAGCCGCGATCGCTTAA
- a CDS encoding DUF2207 domain-containing protein, translating to MNCEQQQLFAKIKAFSFDKPDTKYTFVRRLAHENNWNFEYARRAIEEYRKFAFLAVVAEHIVTPSEQVDRVWHLHLTYTHSYWNEFCTQLLDKPLHHQPSQGGSSETTKYKNLYCQTLDSYIKFFGDTPPIDIWSSPDIRFGSDLASKWINTEKNWIIPKPDFSFLLDRIAKKRSIKFKTITTVIISLFLAVLITLGWALPSSAQAPSFYWDFINVILDVRDNGDLIVTEEQKYVFTESNSHQRYRFIKLDEIEDIRDVEVFEDNHRLPITTYFQNDKFWIRWEDYLADTNTHIFTLKYRAVGATSNSYGADTLNWKAIFPKRKAPINNSKITINLPESLVGKVRDYYSIGGNFKSELIDDATIQFTSLQSLPPEQSVVTKVTFWGNYLHFQRHNSSVVGDREIALTFENIFGYIIVGLMCLGFLAYVAIALFMFFCATTSNLSKNSSRRNGGCTTGGGCGGCGGGG from the coding sequence ATGAATTGTGAACAACAGCAACTTTTTGCCAAGATAAAAGCATTTTCTTTTGACAAACCCGATACTAAATATACTTTTGTTCGGCGTTTGGCGCATGAAAATAATTGGAATTTTGAATATGCTCGTAGAGCTATTGAAGAATACCGTAAATTTGCTTTTTTAGCAGTAGTTGCAGAACATATTGTTACTCCATCCGAGCAAGTAGACAGAGTTTGGCACCTTCATTTGACTTATACCCATTCTTATTGGAATGAATTTTGCACTCAGTTATTAGACAAGCCTCTACATCATCAACCAAGCCAAGGTGGAAGTTCAGAAACAACAAAATACAAAAATTTGTATTGCCAAACTTTAGATAGTTACATTAAGTTTTTTGGTGATACTCCGCCTATAGATATTTGGTCATCTCCAGATATTCGTTTTGGAAGTGACTTGGCTTCTAAATGGATTAATACAGAGAAAAATTGGATTATCCCCAAGCCCGATTTTTCTTTTTTGCTCGATCGAATCGCTAAAAAGCGATCGATTAAATTTAAGACAATAACTACAGTTATTATTTCTTTATTCTTGGCAGTGCTTATAACTTTGGGATGGGCTTTACCGAGTTCTGCACAGGCACCGTCTTTTTATTGGGATTTTATTAACGTTATTCTAGATGTTAGAGATAACGGAGATTTAATAGTAACAGAAGAACAAAAATATGTTTTTACAGAGTCTAACTCTCATCAACGCTATCGATTTATTAAATTAGATGAAATCGAAGATATACGTGATGTCGAAGTATTTGAAGACAACCATCGTCTACCAATAACAACCTATTTTCAGAACGATAAATTTTGGATTAGGTGGGAAGATTATCTAGCTGACACGAATACTCATATATTTACCTTAAAATATCGTGCTGTTGGCGCAACTTCCAATAGCTATGGCGCAGATACGCTAAATTGGAAGGCAATTTTTCCTAAAAGAAAGGCTCCAATAAATAATTCTAAAATTACAATTAATCTGCCAGAATCATTGGTGGGAAAAGTTAGAGACTACTATAGTATTGGCGGAAACTTTAAAAGTGAACTAATCGATGATGCAACTATCCAATTTACTTCACTTCAATCTCTGCCCCCAGAACAATCAGTAGTTACTAAAGTTACGTTTTGGGGTAATTATTTGCATTTTCAAAGACATAATTCATCTGTTGTTGGCGATCGAGAAATAGCTCTCACGTTTGAAAATATTTTTGGCTACATAATTGTAGGTTTGATGTGTCTGGGATTTTTGGCTTATGTGGCGATCGCTCTATTCATGTTTTTCTGTGCTACGACTTCAAATCTATCTAAAAATAGCAGCAGAAGAAATGGCGGTTGTACTACTGGTGGAGGTTGTGGAGGTTGTGGAGGCGGAGGTTGA
- the accC gene encoding acetyl-CoA carboxylase biotin carboxylase subunit, producing the protein MQFDKILIANRGEIALRIIHTCAEMGIATVAVHSTIDRQALHVQLADEAVCIGPPASSKSYLNIPNIIAAALTRNATAIHPGYGFLAENARFVEICADHKIAFIGPSKDAMLAMGDKSTAKKTMIAAGVPTVPGSNGLLRDEEEAIATAAEIGYPVMIKATAGGGGRGMRLVRDKNDLVKLFQAAKGEAEAAFGNSGVYLEKFVENPRHIEFQILADSHGNVIHLGERDCSIQRRHQKLLEEAPSAVLSPKLRAEMGEAAVNAAKSINYVGAGTVEFLLDKTGSFYFMEMNTRIQVEHPVTEVITGLDLIAEQIRVAQGEKLRLTQDQIKLNGHAIECRINAEDPKHNFRPHPGRISAYLPPGGLGVRMDSHVYTDYEIPPYYDSLIGKLIVWGENREMAIARMKRALRECAITGVPTTIGFHQQILNTPAFINGEVYTDFIQRHLLKE; encoded by the coding sequence ATGCAGTTCGACAAAATTCTAATCGCCAATCGGGGAGAAATTGCTCTACGAATCATTCATACCTGTGCCGAAATGGGTATTGCTACGGTTGCGGTACACTCTACTATCGATCGCCAGGCTCTCCACGTCCAGCTTGCAGATGAGGCAGTTTGTATCGGTCCTCCTGCTTCTAGTAAAAGCTATTTAAATATTCCTAATATTATTGCTGCTGCTTTGACTCGTAACGCGACAGCGATTCATCCTGGTTATGGTTTTTTAGCAGAAAATGCTCGATTTGTCGAAATCTGCGCCGATCATAAAATCGCCTTTATTGGTCCTTCTAAAGATGCCATGCTGGCAATGGGAGATAAATCTACAGCAAAAAAAACCATGATTGCCGCAGGAGTACCTACCGTACCTGGAAGCAATGGTTTGTTAAGAGATGAAGAAGAAGCGATCGCTACAGCAGCAGAGATTGGCTATCCCGTAATGATTAAGGCTACCGCAGGCGGTGGTGGTAGGGGAATGCGGTTGGTTAGAGATAAAAATGATTTAGTCAAGCTATTTCAAGCTGCAAAGGGAGAAGCAGAAGCTGCTTTTGGTAATAGTGGCGTTTATTTAGAAAAATTTGTCGAAAATCCCCGTCATATTGAGTTTCAAATTTTAGCCGACTCTCACGGTAACGTTATTCATCTAGGAGAAAGAGACTGTTCGATTCAACGCCGCCACCAAAAGTTATTAGAAGAAGCTCCTAGTGCGGTTCTCAGTCCCAAACTGCGTGCGGAAATGGGGGAAGCGGCAGTAAACGCAGCCAAATCGATTAACTACGTGGGTGCGGGAACGGTAGAGTTTTTACTCGACAAAACTGGCAGTTTCTACTTTATGGAAATGAACACTCGCATCCAGGTAGAACATCCCGTAACCGAAGTTATTACAGGACTCGATTTAATTGCCGAACAAATACGCGTCGCTCAGGGAGAGAAATTAAGACTTACTCAAGACCAAATTAAATTGAACGGTCATGCGATCGAGTGTCGGATAAATGCTGAAGATCCCAAACATAATTTTCGCCCCCATCCAGGACGTATCAGTGCCTACTTACCCCCTGGAGGTTTGGGTGTCAGAATGGACTCTCACGTGTACACCGACTATGAAATTCCTCCTTACTACGATTCTTTAATCGGCAAATTAATAGTCTGGGGTGAAAATCGCGAGATGGCGATCGCCAGAATGAAACGTGCCTTAAGAGAATGTGCCATTACAGGAGTTCCCACAACCATCGGCTTTCACCAACAAATTCTCAACACTCCCGCTTTTATTAACGGCGAAGTCTACACCGACTTTATTCAACGACACCTCTTGAAAGAGTAG